The nucleotide sequence CGTATAAACTAGTGTTGGATTTATTATTTTATGGAAGTAAAAGAGGGAAATTATTAGGGTTGAGTGCTACTCCTGGACGTACGTGGGATGATATCGAGGCTGATGAACAATTATCTAAGTTCTTTGCGAAAAGAAAAGTGAAGTTAGAGGTTGAGGGATATAAAAGCCCTGTAGACTATTTAGTTGAACAAGGTTATTTAGCAAAAGCTAACTTTGTTTCTTTAATTAACGAAAAATCTTCTATGTCAGAAAAAGATGCTGAACAAATACAACATTCTAAAGAAATAACATTAGAGGTTTTAAAAAAACTTGGAAAAAACGAAAAACGTAATCTTAAAATTGTACAAAAAACTGAAGAGTTAACTAAAGAACATAATAGGATAATTTTATTTGCTCCTTCTGTTGAATGTTCAAATATGTTGTCAAAAATATTAAGTGCTCGTGGTTATCATTCTTATTCTTTAACAGGAGAAACCTCTAATTCTATAAGAGTAAATATCATAAATGATTTCAAAAATGATGAACCTAAGCCAAAAATTCTTTGCAATTACGGAGTGTTAACAACAGGGTTTGATGCTCCTAAGACTAGCGCAGCAATTATTGGAAGGCCAACTTTATCGTTGGTTCTTTACAGTCAAATGGTCGGTCGTGCTATCAGAGGAATTAAAGCGGGTGGTAATGAAACAGCAACGATTGTAACAATAATTGATCCTGAGTTACCGGGTTTTGGAGATATTTCGGATTCATTTAATAATTGGGAGGATGTATGGGGATGACAACAACAGCAACTGATAATTCATATGTGCCAGCACATTTAGCAATTGAGGCAATGAGAGATAATGGTTATAAAAATACTGCTTATGCAGTAGCTGAATTGATTGACAACTCTATTCAAGCTCAAGCTAATGAAGTTCAACTTATTTGTATGGAGAAAGAAACTTTCTTGAGCAGAAAAACAAAAAAGTTATATCAAATTGGGGTTTTAGATAATGGAGAAGGCATGTCTCCGGAAGTATTACATATGGCTTTACAGTTTGGAAATGGTACAAGGTTAAAAAGAAATCAGCGTACTGGTATGGGACGTTTCGGGATGGGGCTACCAGCGTCTTCAATTTCTCAGTGTAAAAGAGTAGATGTGTGGAGCTGGCAGGATGGTATTGAAAATGCTTATCATACTTATTTAGATATCGAAGAAATAAAAGTAAATAAGAATCATGCTATGCCATTACCTACAAAAAAAAGTATTCCATCAATATGGATACAAACAGCTTCTAAGTTCGGAGATTCTGGTACTTTAGTGGTCTGGTCAGATTTAGATAGATTGATGTGGAGTAAAGGTAAGACTTTAGTAGACCACTCCGAATTTCTTATCGGGAGAATGTACAGGAAGTTTATCCAAAGTGGTGAAACAAAAATTAGGTTAACGGTAAGTGATTTTGATAATCCTACTACCCATGCATTAAATAAATTAGCAATGCCGAATGATCCATGCTATCTAATGGACAAAACTAGCTGTCCAGAGCCTTTTAATGAAACAGCAATGTTTGAGCCTTTTGGGGAGAAATTATCTTTTTCTGTTACGGAGGATGGAGAGGATTATGAAATTACTGTTCAACTTTCTGTGGCTAAATTAGAAGCTAGAGAAGGTCGAAATGCTGGTTCAAAAGCTCATGGTAAGCATGCTGCTAAAAATGTCGGGGTTTCTATTGTAAGAGCAGGGCGAGAGTTAGAATTAGATCAAACCTTAGTTTCTAACGATCCAAGGGATAGATGGTGGGGGATTGAAGTTGAATTCCCACCTGCATTAGATGAACTCATGGGGGTAACAAATAATAAACAAACAGCTAGAAATTTCTCTGATATTTTAGGAATGATTGAAGATATTATTGCACTTCAAGAAAAGGGGAAAGATATTGATGAAATACAACAAGAACTTGAAGAAGAAGGGGACCCAAGAGCTAGGTTAATAGAGGTTTGTGATGCAATTGTTAAACAATACAATAATATGAAAAAACTCATAGAAAATCAAAAGAAAGGAATTGATTCTAGAAAGAGACACAAGACGACAGAAGTAGAAGAGGCAGCTACATCATCTACAGATGAAAGGAAAAAATTAGGCCACGTTGGTGCGAGTGATGAAGGAGAGACAAAAGAGCTTGAAGAAAGAGTTCGCGAAATTCAAGAAGGATTTATGGATTGTGGGTATGAGGAAGAAGAAGCAAAAGAAAAAGCAACTGAAACGGTAACTAAAAATTTGAAATACTGCTTTACACATAAAGCGTTTGAAAGTGATGCTTTTTTTACTGTTCAACCAAGAGGGGGAGCTTTGGATATCACACTTAATACTCAGCACCCAGCATATGATAACTTATTAGAAGTATTAGATGAAGAAGTAGAAGAGCTGAATGAGGAAAAATTAAGTCAAAGATTAGTTAAAGCAAGTGCCGGACTTAAATTATTGTTGGCAGCTTGGGCTAGGTATGAAGATGAGATTCCAGAGAGTGAAAGAAAAGACTATATTCAAGATATAAGGAAAGATTGGGGAAGAATCGCGAGGAATTTTCTGAAAAATTACAAAAAAGGAATTTAAGAAATGATAACAAGTAACATCGTATATCAAGGAGATATAAAAAAAGAAATTGCTGGTTACTTAAAAAATGTTACTCATAGTATTTCAATCATTTCTGCATATACAAAGATATCAGCATTAGAGTACATAGATTCAAAGCTTGGCTCTAATGTTCAAAACAAAAAGTTAATGGTTAGATTTAATCTAAATGATATTTTAATGGGTAGTACTGACTTTGAGATTATAAGTTATTGTGCTTTAAATGGATGGGAACTATATTTTAACGAATTATTGCACGCAAAAATCTTTATATACGACGATGCTCTTTTTACTATTGGAAGTGCCAATTTAACCTCGAGAGGCTTGGGGCTTTGTAATAACGCTAATTTAGAGAGCATAGTTTCTGGAAAGTTAAGTAATGAGGACAGTAAAAAAATTAACCAAATGTTCTTATGCTCAACTCTAGTAAATGAGCATTTAGTAAAGGAAATGAGAAGACAATTAGAAAATATTGGTTACTCTTCAAATGAACCAAAAATAAAATGGAATTCCAATATAGCTTTTATGTTAGAGAATTCACCAATATATCTCTTTTCCACAGAAATGTTATATAGTTCCTCACCAGTAGATGTTTGTAGTCATGATTTATTACTTTTAGGACTTAAGCGTTCTCAATTAATACAGCAAGATCACGTTAGAAGTGTATTCCTTTCTACCAAAGTATTTAAATGGTTTAATTCAGTAATTGAAGAGCAAATTTATTTTGGGGAACTAACTGCAAAATTACATGATGCGTTAATTGATGATCCTCCACTCTATAGAAAAGATGTAAAACTATTACTATCTAATTTGCTTAATTGGTTAGCTGAATTAGAGGTTCAAAATTTCAAAGTTGACAGACCAAATTATTCACAGCGGATTAGAAGGGTTTAGAGTATAAAAGTCATTTAGCATCTAGAGTTATTCTAGATGCCTCCTTTTCGACTTTTACGATTACTGGATAAAGCCTTCCAACAGAAACAGAGCATTGATTATTTGAAAAAGAGGGATATCTATGGCATATGGTCAACATCAAAGTTTTTACTTACGTGACCGATGGTTAAGTAAAGCTTTTAGACATATAGAGAAAGATGAACGGTTTTTTTATGATGATGAAGCCTTTGAAAAAATTGGGCTTGGTAAAAATATGGTAAAGTCTTTGCGTTTTTGGGTGGTAGCTACAAATGTAGTTTCAGAGTCTTATAATGAACAACGAAAAAAAGTACATAGTATTACGAATTTTGGATACTTAGTAGAAAAGCATGATAAGTTTATTCAATTTAATGAAACAGCAGCTGTTCTGCATTATCATCTTGCAAAAGAAAAAGAGCCTGGGACCGTTTGGTATTGGTTTTTTAATATATTGAATGAAACGATGACCACGAAAGAAGAATTACATAACCTCTTTAAATACTGGGTGAATTTAAACGAAGAAAAAAAGGTTTCAGATAACTCTTTGAAACGTGATATTGATTGTTTGATAAAACTCTATACCTCTGGGAGTAGCTTGGATGATCCTGAAGAAGTAATTAGGAGTCCTCTTCAAAAGCTGGGTTTTATAAAAGAAAGAAAAGGTGTTATATATAAGCAAACTATTCGTAGTGAAGATATCGGGCTTTCTGCATTAATGTATGTATTGCTTGATTATCAAAGTAATAATGAAGTTGAGACAATAACTGTAGATGAAATTGCGTCTTCAGAAGGTTTATGGGGAAAAGTATTTTCAATGGACCGGAGCTCAATTATTGATGGGTTAAATCAGCTTGCAAAGCATCCTAAGTACCCGCTAGTATTTACGCGGACAAATAATTTGGATACAGTGCGTTTGCCTGAAATTAGTGCGCTTGGCTTTTTAGAAAGTGAATACATACGAAAGGTTGAAACGTTGATATGAGTTTTAAATCGAGTATAAATATTAAATTTGATTTAGGGAAAAGAGAATTTTTCGATCGTTAT is from Bacillus tianshenii and encodes:
- a CDS encoding ATP-binding protein, translated to MTTTATDNSYVPAHLAIEAMRDNGYKNTAYAVAELIDNSIQAQANEVQLICMEKETFLSRKTKKLYQIGVLDNGEGMSPEVLHMALQFGNGTRLKRNQRTGMGRFGMGLPASSISQCKRVDVWSWQDGIENAYHTYLDIEEIKVNKNHAMPLPTKKSIPSIWIQTASKFGDSGTLVVWSDLDRLMWSKGKTLVDHSEFLIGRMYRKFIQSGETKIRLTVSDFDNPTTHALNKLAMPNDPCYLMDKTSCPEPFNETAMFEPFGEKLSFSVTEDGEDYEITVQLSVAKLEAREGRNAGSKAHGKHAAKNVGVSIVRAGRELELDQTLVSNDPRDRWWGIEVEFPPALDELMGVTNNKQTARNFSDILGMIEDIIALQEKGKDIDEIQQELEEEGDPRARLIEVCDAIVKQYNNMKKLIENQKKGIDSRKRHKTTEVEEAATSSTDERKKLGHVGASDEGETKELEERVREIQEGFMDCGYEEEEAKEKATETVTKNLKYCFTHKAFESDAFFTVQPRGGALDITLNTQHPAYDNLLEVLDEEVEELNEEKLSQRLVKASAGLKLLLAAWARYEDEIPESERKDYIQDIRKDWGRIARNFLKNYKKGI
- a CDS encoding DUF4007 family protein, yielding MAYGQHQSFYLRDRWLSKAFRHIEKDERFFYDDEAFEKIGLGKNMVKSLRFWVVATNVVSESYNEQRKKVHSITNFGYLVEKHDKFIQFNETAAVLHYHLAKEKEPGTVWYWFFNILNETMTTKEELHNLFKYWVNLNEEKKVSDNSLKRDIDCLIKLYTSGSSLDDPEEVIRSPLQKLGFIKERKGVIYKQTIRSEDIGLSALMYVLLDYQSNNEVETITVDEIASSEGLWGKVFSMDRSSIIDGLNQLAKHPKYPLVFTRTNNLDTVRLPEISALGFLESEYIRKVETLI
- a CDS encoding phospholipase D-like domain-containing protein; this encodes MITSNIVYQGDIKKEIAGYLKNVTHSISIISAYTKISALEYIDSKLGSNVQNKKLMVRFNLNDILMGSTDFEIISYCALNGWELYFNELLHAKIFIYDDALFTIGSANLTSRGLGLCNNANLESIVSGKLSNEDSKKINQMFLCSTLVNEHLVKEMRRQLENIGYSSNEPKIKWNSNIAFMLENSPIYLFSTEMLYSSSPVDVCSHDLLLLGLKRSQLIQQDHVRSVFLSTKVFKWFNSVIEEQIYFGELTAKLHDALIDDPPLYRKDVKLLLSNLLNWLAELEVQNFKVDRPNYSQRIRRV